Proteins encoded together in one Mugil cephalus isolate CIBA_MC_2020 chromosome 16, CIBA_Mcephalus_1.1, whole genome shotgun sequence window:
- the g6pc1a.2 gene encoding glucose-6-phosphatase catalytic subunit 1: protein MFNAMMDVMQGFGVSSTHYLQTNYKDAQGLFLWVSWAADLRNTFFIFFPLWFHLRASVGIKLIWVAVIGDWLNLVFKWILFGERPYWWVHETAHYANTVAPHIEQYAMTCETGPGSPSGHAMGAAGVYYTLVTSILAVMASKKKPASKKSTSKLWYLKAVLWTLFWGVQVCVCLSRVFIAAHFPHQVVAGVITGMIVAEAFNRIQWIYNASMKKYFYTTFFLTSFAVGFYLLLKAVGVDLLWTLEKAQKWCIKAEWVHLDSTPFASLLRNMGTLFGLGLGLHSPLYTETKKSNSTAAKAGCIIVSLFLLHLFDSFRPPTHTAALFYLLSFCKSATVPLVTVSLIPYCVNRAMSMHSKKGV, encoded by the exons ATGTTTAATGCCATGATGGACGTCATGCAGGGCTTTGGGGTGAGCAGCACTCACTACCTGCAGACCAACTACAAAGACGCCCAAGGTTTGTTTCTCTGGGTGTCCTGGGCGGCGGATCTCAGGAAcaccttcttcatcttcttcccaCTTTGGTTTCATCTGCGGGCTTCAGTGGGCATTAAGCTCATCTGGGTGGCTGTGATCGGGGACTGGCTCAACCTGGTGTTCAAATG GATTCTGTTCGGAGAGAGGCCGTACTGGTGGGTCCACGAGACGGCTCATTATGCAAACACTGTTGCGCCTCACATTGAGCAGTATGCCATGACCTGTGAAACTGGGCCAG GCAGTCCTTCTGGCCATGCTATGGGAGCTGCAGGCGTCTACTACACCCTGGTGACCTCCATCCTCGCCGTAATGGCCAGCAAGAAGAAACCTGCGAGCAAGAAATCCACCAGCAAGCTCTG GTATCTGAAGGCCGTTCTGTGGACGCTGTTTTGGGGagtccaggtgtgtgtctgtttgtccaGGGTGTTCATCGCCGCACACTTCCCCCATCAGGTTGTTGCTGGTGTTATCACAG GTATGATCGTGGCCGAGGCTTTCAACAGAATTCAGTGGATCTACAATGCCAGCATGAAGAAGTACTTCTACACCACTTTCTTCTTGACCTCCTTTGCTGTCGGCTTCTACCTCCTGCTCAAAGCTGTGGGTGTGGACCTGCTGTGGACTCTGGAGAAAGCTCAGAAGTGGTGCATCAAGGCTGAGTGGGTCCACCTGGACTCCACGCCCTTCGCCAGCCTCCTCCGCAACATGGGCACCCTGTTTGGCCTTGGCCTTGGCCTGCACTCACCACTCTACACGGAGACCAAAAAGAGCAACAGCACGGCGGCCAAAGCGGGATGCATCATCGTCTCTCTATTCCTGCTGCACCTGTTTGACTCCTTCAGGCCTCCCACGCACACTGCAGCGCTCTTCTACCTGCTGTCCTTCTGCAAGAGTGCCACCGTGCCTCTGGTCACCGTCAGCCTCATTCCGTACTGCGTCAATAGAGCTATGAGCATGCACAGCAAAAAGGGAGTGTGA
- the LOC125022131 gene encoding zinc finger protein 879-like — MSKLPNTRSLKNKPYRFLMAKLQALRTLVAERLAAAAEEVFSVMEKMVRENMLHTSEMSPEEQRAVVQKRLSVVADEIFRILEIMLDEWESEVKCARLRTDKLPVSGSDCDKDISSEKKKCEQSRSFSLVHKVLDPPHLKDASTETDSELRNRKRSHFHHTRQAGKGSSVTEIERQGEHCRQGGPSPQSSETVCENNNSDKEVSQTLLKPNKRRRVQNCKMSETSLHKELQKKKAPANKNPRTRRSCCRVCGKFFRYKRSFLKHALTHEQTAGLCGVCGKRLESDERLKVHLQTHNEEKDCRDEAGDNQSEAEAAVSTAGVSDGGSDNGGSDRDAREGSCLQKTESKTETEESDKFDRPQDCTDLSDPKYSRKVRDKSLCYRSAHFKHARERKKDSDLRGKPSEAEESSNLSQTTSRSCCRVCGKSFHYNRSFLKHALRHEQSTDLCGVCGKHLESDETLKVHLQKHNEENSCRDPTDDRQVEDMSLESELGESDEDKSEGSDSDNGESYKEETKERKSKPKPPKNSPHLKYCCKVCAKSFCYRASFLKHVQEDESEADLCGVCGKHFENEESLRLHLQTHTRTNDCEVCGKHFDGHKQLEMHARTHTGEKPFVCSVCGKAFAQNGNLTGHMRVHTREKPYICSVCGQSFSFKEYMRAHMRIHTGEKPFLCSICGKGFRQRGTLKTHTMIHTGESAHRCAVCDKKFYKSGALKIHMRSHTGEKPYLCNVCGKSFSTGGSLTKHMGVHEGERTHCCSVCGKGFPRRDDLKRHAQTHGDESARLTSL, encoded by the exons ATGTCAAAGCTTCCAAATACACGCAGTTTGAAGAACAAACCTTATCGGTTCCTCATGGCTAAATTGCAGGCGCTGCGGACGCTGGTGGCCGAAAGACTGGCGGCAGCTGCAGAGGAGGTGTTCAGTGTTATGGAGAAGATGGTGAGAGAAAACATGCTGCACACGTCAG AAATGTCACCTGAAGAGCAAAGGGCTGTGGTACAAAAGCGACTGTCAGTGGTGGCTGATGAGATATTCAGGATCCTTGAGATAATGTTGGACGAATGGGAATCAGAGGTCAAATGTGCCCGTCTCAGAACAG ACAAACTGCCAGTCTCTGGGTCCGATTGTGACAAGGACATTTCctctgagaagaagaaatgtgagcaGAGTAGGAGCTTTAGTCTGGTTCATAAAGTGCTCGATCCACCTCACCTTAAAGATGCATCTACAGAGACAGACTCTGAACTTAGAAACCGTAAGCGGTCACATTTTCACCATACACGACAAGCAGGTAAAGGCAGCTCAGTGACAGAAATAGAGAGACAAGGAGAGCACTGTCGCCAGGGCGGTCCGTCACCGCAATCCTCAGAGActgtgtgtgaaaataacaaTAGTGATAAAGAAGTAAGTCAAACGCTACTTAAGCCAAACAAAAGAAGACGAGTTCAAAATTGCAAAATGTCTGAAACATCTTTACACAAAGAACTTCAGAAGAAAAAAGCCCCAGCAAACAAGAACCCCAGAACTCGCCGCAGTTGTTGCAGAGTTTGTGGAAAGTTCTTCCGGTACAAGCGCTCTTTTCTCAAGCATGCCTTGACACACGAGCAGACTGCTGGTTTGTGCGGTGTCTGTGGAAAACGTCTGGAGTCTGATGAGAGACTGAAGGTGCATTTACAAACTCACAACGAGGAAAAAGACTGCAGGGATGAAGCGGGCGACAACCAGTCCGAGGCAGAGGCCGCTGTGAGTACAGCAGGAGTAAGCGATGGAGGCAGTGACAACGGAGGCAGCGACAGAGACGCCAGAGAAGGATCCTGTTTACAAAAGACAGagtcaaaaacagaaactgaagaatCAGACAAATTTGATCGACCTCAGGATTGCACGGATTTATCTGATCCGAAATACAGCCGCAAAGTCCGTGACAAGTCGCTCTGCTATAGATCCGCTCATTTTAAGCATGCGCGAGAACGTAAGAAGGATTCAGATCTGCGCGGGAAGCCTTCCGAGGCAGAGGAGAGCTCGAACTTGAGCCAAACTACGAGCCGGAGTTGCTGCAGAGTGTGTGGAAAGTCTTTTCACTACAACCGTTCTTTTCTGAAACACGCACTCAGGCACGAGCAGAGCACAGATCTGTGCGGAGTCTGTGGAAAACACCTGGAGTCCGATGAGACGCTGAAGGtgcatttacaaaaacacaacgaagaaaacagctgcagggaTCCAACAGATGACAGACAAGTGGAAGATATGAGCTTGGAGAGTGAACTGGGGGAGAGTGATGAGGACAAAAGTGAAGGAAGTGATAGTGACAATGGAGAGAGTTATAAAGAGGagaccaaagaaagaaagagtaaaCCTAAGCCACCTAAGAATTCACCTCATTTgaaatattgctgtaaagtttgCGCCAAGTCTTTCTGCTACAGAGCGTCTTTCCTGAAGCACGTTCAAGAAGATGAGAGCGAGGCAGACCTGTGTGGCGTGTGCGGGAAACATTTTGAGAATGAAGAGAGCTTAAGGCTTCACTTGCAAACTCACACCAGAACGAATGACTGCGAAGTCTGCGGCAAACATTTCGACGGCCACAAACAGCTGGAGATGCACGCGAGGACCCACACGGGAGAGAAACCGTTCGTCTGCAGCGTCTGCGGCAAGGCCTTCGCTCAAAACGGAAACCTGACGGGACACATGAGGGTTCACACGCGGGAGAAACCGTACATTTGCAGCGTGTGCGGTCAGAGCTTCAGCTTTAAAGAGTACATGAGGGCTCACATGCGAATCCACACCGGGGAGAAGCCGTTTCTCTGCAGCATCTGCGGGAAAGGCTTCAGACAGAGGGGCACTCTGAAAACCCACACGATGATCCACACGGGAGAGTCCGCGCACCGATGCGCCGTCTGCGACAAGAAGTTCTACAAGAGCGGAGCGCTGAAAATCCACATGAGGTCCCACACGGGAGAGAAGCCGTACCTGTGTAACGTGTGTGGGAAAAGCTTCAGCACTGGAGGGTCGCTCACCAAACACATGGGAGTTCACGAAGGGGAGCGAACGCACTGCTGCAGCGTCTGTGGCAAAGGGTTCCCGAGGAGAGACGACCTGAAGAGACACGCTCAGACTCACGGGGATGAATCCGCCCGGCTGACAAGTCTTTAA
- the g6pc1a.1 gene encoding glucose-6-phosphatase a, catalytic subunit, tandem duplicate 1: MDLLHSWGVELAVHLQTRHSSYEDSLASTVADLHTTFFCWFPIWFHLRKDSGLRLIWVAVIGDWLNLVLKWVVFGERPYWWVQETKFYGAGQAPSLQQFPITCETGPGSPSGHAMGAAGVWYVMVTALLSFATEKRCPPLLYKSLQIVLWSFMALVLLLVCMSRVYVAAHFPHQVIAGVITGLLVAELTSKVKWIYNASMNKYFFITLFLTSFAVGFYLLLKALGVDLLWTMAKAQKWCIRPEWVHLDSAPFASLLRNMGSLFGLGLGLHSPLFNGTRKESTSITFKMGCISMSLVLLQLLDGWTFSSENRMIFYALSFSKSTVALLIPTTLVPWALCRICNGNKEDKKL, encoded by the exons ATGGATCTTCTCCACAGCTGGGGGGTTGAGCTGGCGGTCCATCTGCAGACCAGACACAGCAGCTACGAGGACAGCCTGGCATCCACGGTGGCAGATCTGCACACCACGTTCTTCTGCTGGTTCCCAATCTGGTTCCACCTGCGCAAGGACTCGGGGCTCAGGCTCATCTGGGTGGCGGTCATCGGAGACTGGCTCAACTTGGTCCTGAAGTG GGTCGTGTTTGGGGAGAGACCCTACTGGTGGGTTCAGGAGACCAAGTTTTACGGAGCAGGACAGGCTCCTTCGCTGCAGCAGTTTCCCATCACATGTGAAACTGGACCAG GAAGCCCTTCAGGTCACGCCATGGGTGCAGCTGGTGTCTGGTATGTCATGGTGACAGCGCTGCTCTCTTTTGCCACAGAAAAACGATGCCCCCCTTTATTATACAA ATCGTTGCAGATTGTCCTGTGGTCGTTCATGGCCCTGGTATTGCTGTTGGTCTGCATGTCCAGAGTCTACGTGGCTGCCCACTTCCCACACCAGGTGATTGCCGGAGTCATCACAG GTCTTCTGGTAGCTGAGCTGACCTCCAAGGTGAAATGGATCTACAACGCCAGCATGAACAAGTACTTCTTTATAACCCTCTTCTTGACCTCCTTCGCTGTCGGCTTCTACCTCCTGCTCAAAGCTCTGGGTGTGGACCTGCTGTGGACCATGGCCAAAGCTCAGAAGTGGTGCATCAGGCCAGAGTGGGTCCACCTGGACTCCGCTCCCTTCGCCAGCCTCCTGCGTAACATGGGCTCTCTGTTTGGCCTGGGCCTGGGGCTGCACTCACCGCTCTTCAACGGCACCAGGAAGGAGAGCACAAGCATCACATTCAAGATGGGATGTATTAGCATGTCTTTAGTCCTGCTACAGCTGTTGGACGGGTGGACATTTTCCTCGGAAAACCGCATGATTTTTTATGCCCTGTCTTTCAGTAAGAGTACAGTCGCACTTTTAATCCCAACCACTCTGGTGCCTTGGGCTCTCTGCAGGATTTGCAACggaaacaaagaagacaaaaagttgtag